A stretch of the Carassius carassius chromosome 6, fCarCar2.1, whole genome shotgun sequence genome encodes the following:
- the si:ch211-286b5.4 gene encoding afadin- and alpha-actinin-binding protein B isoform X2 produces MAHKHVARLPTSHVRAQDCSEMLNSVILPPCPDETTHSFSHRIFREEHRDPTNSFQDLHISRLQDALTSEREKCAQLQCRSNQQAAELKRREQHINRMRDKLSQLTDRNKHRSISIEIINVLPKRTGRREPGFKTARADGRTEEALRLLLDRREAELREAMKLRHGLTTLLHMLRNNMEQTLQDNRNTELADENDDKVLVQSEQCLGDHVTGGVVQEWMQVQKRLQELMLRSPVAHGTDQEKLLAHLEEELEQSRHLIRAQQQLLQDSVTPPLPAVLMDCYYLEEWERLQDHWEEFNRQRRSFQQERHAFTEAAIRLGHERCEFERQKASRLKSDFLSFSPVKKTLQWNRRESTALSDLRAAAPEQLSPSPCATPSSEGSEVTPVSRKNMVMTPDTPELYSALKLPYCRSERILQSPDEHNADWPF; encoded by the exons ATGGCACACAAACATGTCGCAAGATTACCAACATCCCACGTGAGAGCTCAGGACTGttcag AGATGCTGAACTCTGTGATTCTGCCTCCGTGTCCTGATGAAACCACACACAGCTTCTCACACAGGATCTTCAGAGAAGAGCACAGAGACCCGACCAACTCCTTCCAG GACCTCCACATCTCCAGACTGCAAGATGCTCTGACCTCTGAAAGAGAAAAG TGTGCGCAGCTGCAGTGTCGCAGTAACCAGCAGGCAGCGGAGCTGAAGCGCAGAGAGCAGCACATCAACCGCATGAGAGACAAACTCTCACAGCTCACCGACAGAAACAAACACCGCAGCATCT CCATTGAGATAATAAATGTGTTGCCGAAGCGGACCGGACGGAGAGAGCCTGGCTTCAAGACCGCAAGGGCTGATGGGAG GACAGAAGAAGCACTGCGTCTGCTGTTGGACCGAAGGGAAGCCGAGCTCAGAGAAGCCATGAAACTACGACACGGCCTCACTACTCTACTGCACATGCTCCGAAATAACATGGAGCAG ACACTACAAGACAACCGCAATACAGAACTGGCAGATGAGAATGATGACAAGGTGCTGGTCCAATCAGAGCAGTGCCTTGGTGATCATGTGACCGGAGGTGTGGTTCAGGAGTGGATGCAGGTTCAGAAAAGGCTCCAGGAGCTCATGTTAAGGA GTCCTGTTGCTCACGGGACAGACCAGGAGAAGTTGCTGGCTCATCTTGAGGAGGAACTGGAGCAGAGCAGACATCTGATCCGAGCGCAGCAGCAGTTACTGCAG GACAGTGTGACTCCGCCCCTCCCCGCTGTGCTGATGGACTGCTACTATCTGGAGGAGTGGGAGCGGCTgcaggaccactgggaggagttTAACAGGCAGAGGCGGAGCTTCCAGCAAGAGAGGCATGCCTTCACTGAAGCTGCTATCCGATTGGGTCACGAG AGATGTGAGTTTGAGCGGCAGAAAGCCTCCCGTTTGAAGTCAGACTTCCTCAGTTTTTCTCCAGTCAAGAAAACCTTGCAGTGGAACAGGAGAGAAAGCACAGCGCTCAGCGACCTAC gtgcagcAGCACCGGAGCAGCTCTCTCCGTCCCCATGTGCCACCCCATCATctgaggggtcagaggtcacgccTGTGTCCCGTAAGAACATGGTCATGACCCCCGACACCCCTGAGCTGTACTCTGCTCTTAAACTGCCCTACTGCAG GTCAGAGCGGATCCTTCAGTCACCTGATGAGCACAACGCAGACTGGCCCTTTTAG
- the si:ch211-286b5.4 gene encoding afadin- and alpha-actinin-binding protein B isoform X1 translates to MAHKHVARLPTSHVRAQDCSEMLNSVILPPCPDETTHSFSHRIFREEHRDPTNSFQEQLIEKDLHISRLQDALTSEREKCAQLQCRSNQQAAELKRREQHINRMRDKLSQLTDRNKHRSISIEIINVLPKRTGRREPGFKTARADGRTEEALRLLLDRREAELREAMKLRHGLTTLLHMLRNNMEQTLQDNRNTELADENDDKVLVQSEQCLGDHVTGGVVQEWMQVQKRLQELMLRSPVAHGTDQEKLLAHLEEELEQSRHLIRAQQQLLQDSVTPPLPAVLMDCYYLEEWERLQDHWEEFNRQRRSFQQERHAFTEAAIRLGHERCEFERQKASRLKSDFLSFSPVKKTLQWNRRESTALSDLRAAAPEQLSPSPCATPSSEGSEVTPVSRKNMVMTPDTPELYSALKLPYCRSERILQSPDEHNADWPF, encoded by the exons ATGGCACACAAACATGTCGCAAGATTACCAACATCCCACGTGAGAGCTCAGGACTGttcag AGATGCTGAACTCTGTGATTCTGCCTCCGTGTCCTGATGAAACCACACACAGCTTCTCACACAGGATCTTCAGAGAAGAGCACAGAGACCCGACCAACTCCTTCCAG GAGCAGCTTATAGAGAAGGACCTCCACATCTCCAGACTGCAAGATGCTCTGACCTCTGAAAGAGAAAAG TGTGCGCAGCTGCAGTGTCGCAGTAACCAGCAGGCAGCGGAGCTGAAGCGCAGAGAGCAGCACATCAACCGCATGAGAGACAAACTCTCACAGCTCACCGACAGAAACAAACACCGCAGCATCT CCATTGAGATAATAAATGTGTTGCCGAAGCGGACCGGACGGAGAGAGCCTGGCTTCAAGACCGCAAGGGCTGATGGGAG GACAGAAGAAGCACTGCGTCTGCTGTTGGACCGAAGGGAAGCCGAGCTCAGAGAAGCCATGAAACTACGACACGGCCTCACTACTCTACTGCACATGCTCCGAAATAACATGGAGCAG ACACTACAAGACAACCGCAATACAGAACTGGCAGATGAGAATGATGACAAGGTGCTGGTCCAATCAGAGCAGTGCCTTGGTGATCATGTGACCGGAGGTGTGGTTCAGGAGTGGATGCAGGTTCAGAAAAGGCTCCAGGAGCTCATGTTAAGGA GTCCTGTTGCTCACGGGACAGACCAGGAGAAGTTGCTGGCTCATCTTGAGGAGGAACTGGAGCAGAGCAGACATCTGATCCGAGCGCAGCAGCAGTTACTGCAG GACAGTGTGACTCCGCCCCTCCCCGCTGTGCTGATGGACTGCTACTATCTGGAGGAGTGGGAGCGGCTgcaggaccactgggaggagttTAACAGGCAGAGGCGGAGCTTCCAGCAAGAGAGGCATGCCTTCACTGAAGCTGCTATCCGATTGGGTCACGAG AGATGTGAGTTTGAGCGGCAGAAAGCCTCCCGTTTGAAGTCAGACTTCCTCAGTTTTTCTCCAGTCAAGAAAACCTTGCAGTGGAACAGGAGAGAAAGCACAGCGCTCAGCGACCTAC gtgcagcAGCACCGGAGCAGCTCTCTCCGTCCCCATGTGCCACCCCATCATctgaggggtcagaggtcacgccTGTGTCCCGTAAGAACATGGTCATGACCCCCGACACCCCTGAGCTGTACTCTGCTCTTAAACTGCCCTACTGCAG GTCAGAGCGGATCCTTCAGTCACCTGATGAGCACAACGCAGACTGGCCCTTTTAG